A genomic window from Blastococcus saxobsidens DD2 includes:
- the thiO gene encoding glycine oxidase ThiO has translation MTDVVVAGGGLIGLAVAWRAARRGLTVTVVDEAPGRGASEAAAGMLAPVTEAGYREESLLRLGLASLERWPAFAAELEAAGGLPVGLRTVGTLVVGFDDDDMRQLEALHDFQQELGLSAARLLPRAARRREPSLTSRIRGGLLVAGDHSVDGRAVHAALLAAAEAAGVTLVRDRVEGVVVDGGRATGLRLRSGGTVPAGSVVVALGAHSAGLPGLPPVPVRPVKGQILRMAGAAGLLDGTVRALVRGRHVYLVPYGEDRLIIGATTEDRGFDPTVTAGGVHDLLHDAIEVVPGVSELELAETLARWRPGTPDNAPLLGPTAVPGLVLATGHHRNGVLLTPVTADAIADLLATGELPDRAAPFTVDRFEAP, from the coding sequence GTGACCGACGTCGTGGTCGCCGGGGGCGGGCTGATCGGCCTGGCGGTGGCCTGGCGCGCGGCCCGGCGCGGGCTGACGGTGACCGTCGTCGACGAGGCCCCGGGCCGGGGCGCCTCCGAGGCCGCCGCCGGGATGCTGGCACCGGTCACCGAGGCCGGCTACCGCGAGGAGTCGCTGCTGCGGCTGGGCCTGGCCTCCCTCGAGCGCTGGCCGGCCTTCGCCGCCGAGCTCGAGGCCGCCGGCGGGCTGCCGGTGGGTCTGCGCACGGTGGGAACGCTGGTAGTCGGCTTCGACGACGACGACATGCGCCAGCTCGAAGCGCTGCACGACTTCCAGCAAGAGCTGGGCCTGTCCGCCGCGCGTCTGCTACCGCGCGCCGCCCGGCGCCGCGAGCCGTCGCTGACCTCGCGGATCCGTGGCGGACTGCTGGTCGCCGGCGACCACTCCGTCGACGGCCGTGCCGTGCACGCCGCACTGCTGGCCGCCGCCGAGGCGGCCGGTGTGACGCTGGTGCGCGACCGGGTCGAAGGCGTCGTCGTGGACGGCGGCCGCGCCACGGGATTGCGGCTCCGCTCGGGCGGCACGGTCCCGGCCGGCAGCGTCGTCGTCGCCCTGGGGGCGCACAGTGCGGGGCTGCCCGGCCTCCCGCCGGTGCCCGTGCGGCCCGTCAAGGGCCAGATCCTGCGGATGGCGGGGGCGGCCGGGCTGCTCGACGGCACGGTGCGCGCGCTGGTCCGCGGTCGGCACGTCTACCTGGTGCCCTACGGCGAGGACCGGCTGATCATCGGGGCCACCACGGAGGACCGCGGCTTCGACCCCACCGTCACCGCCGGGGGCGTCCACGACCTGCTGCACGACGCCATCGAGGTCGTTCCGGGCGTGAGCGAGCTGGAGCTGGCCGAGACACTGGCCCGCTGGCGGCCGGGCACGCCGGACAATGCCCCGCTGCTCGGCCCGACGGCCGTGCCGGGTCTCGTGCTGGCCACCGGACACCACCGCAACGGCGTGCTCCTCACGCCGGTGACCGCCGACGCCATCGCCGACCTGCTCGCCACCGGGGAGCTGCCGGACCGGGCCGCACCCTTCACCGTCGACCGCTTCGAGGCACCGTGA
- the thiE gene encoding thiamine phosphate synthase produces MSRALGGLHVLTDAAGGPRALAAVAAAVSAGAPVVQVRAKDCTDRVLVEFAGQVVDICAPTGVTCLVNDRVDVALAVGAHGTHLGATDLPVAAARRVAGPGHLLGGTARDPETARRLVAEGADYLGVGPAWPTTTKTGLPDALGPAGVAAVAAAVDVPVIAIGGVTAERVAALLAAGAAGVAVVGAVTGAPDPTAATRELLRALAGAP; encoded by the coding sequence ATGAGCCGGGCGCTGGGCGGGCTGCACGTCCTCACCGACGCCGCCGGTGGCCCGCGGGCCCTGGCCGCCGTGGCCGCCGCGGTGTCCGCGGGTGCGCCGGTGGTCCAGGTGCGCGCCAAGGACTGCACCGACCGGGTCCTCGTCGAGTTCGCCGGGCAGGTGGTCGACATCTGCGCGCCGACCGGCGTGACGTGCCTGGTGAACGACCGGGTGGACGTCGCTCTCGCCGTCGGTGCGCACGGCACGCACCTGGGAGCGACCGACCTGCCGGTCGCCGCGGCCCGGCGGGTGGCCGGGCCGGGCCACCTGCTCGGCGGCACGGCCCGGGACCCCGAGACGGCACGCCGCCTGGTCGCCGAGGGCGCCGACTACCTCGGCGTCGGACCGGCGTGGCCCACGACGACGAAGACCGGTCTCCCCGACGCGCTGGGGCCCGCCGGGGTGGCGGCCGTGGCCGCGGCGGTGGACGTCCCCGTGATCGCCATCGGCGGCGTCACCGCCGAACGGGTGGCTGCGTTGCTGGCCGCCGGCGCAGCGGGGGTGGCCGTGGTGGGCGCGGTCACCGGCGCGCCCGACCCGACCGCCGCCACCCGGGAGCTGCTGCGCGCCCTGGCCGGGGCGCCGTGA
- a CDS encoding purine-cytosine permease family protein produces MSTSDAVRTPGADAPLTLTEPPPRTLGLRDALGLWGNLGISLLLPVAAVFVVLPGRPLGVTVAAIVVGAVIGSVLLGLVAAAGARERVPGMVLLRGLLGRRTSWLPTAFNLVQCIGWATFEIVIIAEAASRVLDAPRWPFVLAAGVLATAMALRPLGVVRVLARYAVWAALIAVGYLYVQVLAEPLPPLSEGGATSFWTAADIVIALPVSWLPLAADYTRHVRSGRAAFTGTAVGYGLATVVMFVLGVLALAAYGSAGLDVIDALLMVPLGAVAVLVLVSVELDEAFANVYSTAVSAQNVVARLDRRVLAVLVGTLATLLALTFDIAAYEPFLFLIGAVFVPLAGVLIVAYWLTPSGSWNTSDTAPARPVFLLPWAAGFIAYQLTLPTFFPGPGSGWTAWWSARQADLGIDPGNGWSASLIGLTVAVALTLPVVLAGRRNARVAR; encoded by the coding sequence ATGAGCACGTCCGACGCTGTCCGCACTCCCGGGGCCGACGCCCCGCTCACCCTCACCGAGCCACCACCCCGCACCCTCGGCCTGCGCGACGCCCTGGGCCTCTGGGGGAACCTGGGCATCAGCCTGCTGCTGCCGGTGGCCGCGGTGTTCGTCGTCCTGCCGGGGCGCCCCCTCGGGGTCACGGTCGCCGCGATCGTCGTCGGCGCGGTGATCGGCTCGGTGCTGCTCGGGCTGGTCGCGGCGGCCGGTGCGCGCGAACGCGTGCCCGGGATGGTGCTGCTGCGCGGGCTGCTCGGCCGGCGGACCTCGTGGCTGCCGACCGCGTTCAACCTCGTGCAGTGCATCGGCTGGGCGACCTTCGAGATCGTCATCATCGCCGAGGCCGCCTCGCGGGTCCTCGACGCGCCGCGCTGGCCGTTCGTCCTGGCCGCCGGCGTGCTGGCCACCGCCATGGCGCTGCGGCCGCTCGGTGTGGTCCGGGTGCTGGCCCGCTACGCCGTCTGGGCCGCGCTGATCGCGGTCGGCTACCTCTACGTGCAGGTCCTCGCCGAACCCCTGCCGCCGCTGAGCGAAGGGGGCGCGACGTCGTTCTGGACCGCCGCCGACATCGTCATCGCGCTCCCGGTCTCCTGGTTGCCGCTGGCCGCCGACTACACCCGGCACGTCCGCAGCGGCCGCGCGGCCTTCACCGGAACCGCAGTGGGCTACGGCCTGGCGACGGTCGTGATGTTCGTGCTCGGTGTCCTGGCGCTGGCCGCCTACGGCAGCGCGGGCCTCGACGTCATCGACGCGCTGCTGATGGTGCCTCTCGGCGCGGTGGCGGTGCTCGTGCTGGTCTCCGTCGAGCTCGACGAGGCCTTCGCCAACGTCTACTCGACCGCGGTGTCGGCGCAGAACGTCGTCGCGCGGCTGGACCGGCGGGTGCTCGCCGTCCTCGTCGGCACGCTGGCCACCCTGCTCGCGCTGACCTTCGACATCGCCGCCTACGAACCGTTCCTGTTCCTCATCGGCGCCGTGTTCGTGCCGTTGGCCGGGGTGCTGATCGTGGCGTACTGGCTGACCCCGAGCGGGAGCTGGAACACCTCCGACACCGCGCCGGCCCGTCCGGTGTTCCTCCTGCCGTGGGCGGCCGGGTTCATCGCCTACCAGCTGACCCTGCCCACGTTCTTCCCCGGCCCGGGCTCGGGATGGACGGCGTGGTGGAGCGCCCGCCAGGCGGACCTGGGCATCGATCCGGGCAACGGGTGGTCGGCCTCGCTGATCGGTCTCACCGTCGCCGTCGCCCTCACGCTGCCGGTCGTGCTGGCCGGCCGCCGGAACGCGCGGGTCGCGCGATGA
- a CDS encoding TenA family transcriptional regulator has protein sequence MPVAELLTAHPDAWRDATRHPFLTAVRDGTLAPAAFDTWLAQDSLFVADLLRFQARLLARAPRPAQAVLAAGCVALVDELAWFEEQAARRGLDLDAAPLPATAAYAALLERLDAGDVPTALAALWTIERTYLDAWSAALPGAPAYREFVEHWTVPGFAGYVTGLEAAADASGGGDDAVFAEVVAAETAFWNTAVEAGR, from the coding sequence GTGCCGGTCGCCGAGCTGCTCACCGCCCACCCCGATGCCTGGCGGGACGCCACCCGGCATCCGTTCCTGACCGCCGTCCGGGACGGGACGCTCGCCCCCGCGGCGTTCGACACATGGCTGGCCCAGGACTCGCTGTTCGTGGCCGACCTGCTGCGCTTCCAGGCCCGGCTGCTGGCCCGCGCCCCGCGACCGGCGCAGGCGGTGCTCGCCGCGGGCTGCGTCGCCCTGGTCGACGAGCTGGCCTGGTTCGAGGAGCAGGCGGCCCGCCGCGGTCTCGACCTCGATGCCGCGCCGCTGCCGGCCACGGCGGCCTACGCCGCCTTGCTGGAGCGGCTGGACGCCGGCGACGTGCCCACCGCGCTGGCTGCGCTGTGGACCATCGAGCGGACCTATCTCGACGCGTGGTCGGCCGCCCTGCCGGGCGCGCCGGCGTACCGGGAGTTCGTGGAGCACTGGACCGTGCCCGGGTTCGCCGGCTACGTGACCGGGCTGGAGGCGGCCGCCGATGCGTCGGGCGGGGGCGACGACGCCGTGTTCGCCGAGGTGGTGGCCGCGGAGACCGCCTTCTGGAACACCGCGGTGGAGGCGGGCCGGTGA
- a CDS encoding TenA family protein has product MSIDGLAARLWAGNADLAAAALAHPFVAGLADGSLPRERFAGYVAQDAFFLEAFARAYALGVAHSRDRATLDAFAELLAGVREELRLHDGYATRWGVDLSTVEPAPATQAYTEFLLATAALGDVGETCAAMTPCMRLYAHLGRSLAGRASADYAEWVDTYADPGFEELAVTLEALLDRLAADTPSVARAYRRAMELEVAFFDAAWERPVVR; this is encoded by the coding sequence GTGAGCATCGACGGGCTCGCCGCGCGGTTGTGGGCCGGGAATGCGGACCTCGCCGCGGCGGCGCTGGCGCACCCGTTCGTCGCGGGTCTCGCCGACGGATCGCTGCCCCGCGAACGGTTCGCCGGCTATGTCGCCCAGGACGCGTTCTTCCTCGAGGCCTTCGCCCGGGCCTACGCGCTGGGAGTCGCCCACAGCCGCGACCGCGCCACCCTCGACGCCTTCGCCGAGCTGCTGGCCGGCGTCCGGGAGGAGCTGCGGCTCCACGACGGCTACGCGACCCGGTGGGGGGTCGACCTTTCCACCGTCGAGCCGGCCCCGGCGACGCAGGCCTACACCGAGTTCCTGCTGGCCACGGCGGCGCTGGGCGACGTCGGCGAGACCTGCGCGGCCATGACGCCGTGCATGCGGCTCTACGCACATTTGGGGCGGTCGCTGGCCGGGCGGGCGTCGGCGGACTACGCCGAGTGGGTGGACACCTACGCCGACCCGGGCTTCGAGGAGCTGGCGGTGACCCTCGAAGCGCTGCTGGACCGGCTCGCCGCGGACACCCCGTCGGTGGCCCGCGCCTACCGGCGGGCGATGGAGCTCGAGGTCGCCTTCTTCGACGCCGCCTGGGAGAGACCCGTTGTCCGTTGA
- the thiD gene encoding bifunctional hydroxymethylpyrimidine kinase/phosphomethylpyrimidine kinase — MSVEHRHTPVALTIAGSDPSGGAGIQADLKTFSALGVYGTAALTALTAQNTRGVTGVHPVPAEFVGDQVHTLLDDVEVHACKTGMLGTAAVVREVASVLAGRAAGPVVCDPVMVATSGDRLVDEDAVAAVRTDLLPVVDLVTPNVPEAAALLGVAPARSVDEMAEQATALLTLGPRAVLLKGGHLRGDLSVDVLATPGRLVETVRPRIATSATHGTGCTLSAAVAALLARRRAGAEPRAADVADWTPVVEAARDYLQVALTGGEALGIGSGHGPVHHFAGIWDI, encoded by the coding sequence TTGTCCGTTGAGCACCGCCACACCCCCGTCGCACTGACCATCGCGGGCAGCGACCCGAGCGGTGGCGCGGGCATCCAGGCCGATCTCAAGACCTTCAGCGCGTTAGGTGTCTACGGCACGGCCGCTCTCACCGCGCTGACGGCGCAGAACACCCGGGGCGTCACCGGTGTCCATCCGGTACCGGCGGAATTCGTCGGCGACCAGGTGCACACCCTGCTCGACGACGTCGAGGTGCACGCCTGCAAGACCGGCATGCTCGGCACCGCGGCCGTCGTCCGCGAGGTGGCGTCGGTGCTGGCCGGGCGGGCGGCCGGACCGGTGGTCTGTGACCCGGTCATGGTGGCCACCAGCGGCGACCGGCTGGTCGACGAGGACGCCGTGGCCGCCGTCCGCACCGATCTCCTGCCCGTCGTCGACCTGGTCACGCCCAACGTCCCGGAGGCCGCGGCGCTGCTCGGCGTGGCCCCGGCCCGCTCGGTCGACGAGATGGCCGAGCAGGCGACGGCGCTGCTGACCCTGGGCCCGCGCGCGGTGCTGCTCAAGGGCGGGCACCTGCGCGGGGACCTGAGCGTCGACGTGCTGGCCACGCCGGGACGCCTCGTGGAGACCGTCCGGCCCCGGATCGCGACCTCCGCGACGCACGGCACCGGTTGCACGCTCTCCGCTGCTGTCGCGGCGCTGCTGGCCCGCCGCCGGGCCGGTGCCGAGCCCCGGGCGGCGGACGTCGCGGACTGGACGCCGGTCGTGGAGGCTGCCCGCGACTACCTGCAGGTGGCGCTGACCGGCGGCGAGGCGCTGGGGATCGGATCGGGGCACGGACCGGTGCACCACTTCGCCGGCATCTGGGACATCTGA
- a CDS encoding Nramp family divalent metal transporter produces MYLSKTEAAVLPTTLASAPRPAPPAPGRRRLWSMLGPAFVAAVAYVDPGNFATNFAGGAAFGYTLLWVIVAANLMAMLIQSLTAKLGLATGRDLATLCRERLPRPVTWGLWLQAEAVAIATDVAEIVGGAVALNLLFGVPLPIGGLITAVVAFVLLAAQSRGHRPFERVITGLLLVVGLGFGYTLIGAGVDMGGVAGGMVPSFAGADSIVLAAGILGATVMPHVIYVHSALTPGRYGDAVTAGRTQQGRGRLLRAQRLDVLLAMGLAGLVNAAMLIIAAQLFTGDSGADTLEGVHAGLGDQLGTGAALAFALALLASGFASSSVGTHAGQVVMAGFLRRHIPVLARRLITLTPALAVLVLGGDPTTALVWSQVVLSFGIPFALVPLLWLTSRRDLMAGWVNRRVTTLVGCVVAALIIGLNGHLLLGLVLG; encoded by the coding sequence GTGTACCTGTCGAAGACCGAGGCCGCCGTCCTGCCGACGACCCTGGCGTCGGCCCCGCGCCCCGCCCCGCCCGCGCCGGGCCGCCGTCGGCTGTGGTCGATGCTGGGCCCGGCGTTCGTCGCCGCCGTCGCCTACGTCGACCCCGGCAACTTCGCGACCAACTTCGCCGGCGGCGCAGCGTTCGGCTACACGCTGCTGTGGGTCATCGTCGCGGCCAACCTCATGGCGATGCTCATCCAGTCGCTGACGGCGAAGCTGGGGCTGGCCACCGGGCGGGACCTCGCCACGCTGTGCCGCGAGCGCCTCCCCCGGCCGGTCACCTGGGGGCTGTGGCTGCAGGCCGAGGCGGTGGCCATCGCCACCGACGTCGCCGAGATCGTCGGCGGCGCGGTGGCGCTCAACCTGCTGTTCGGGGTGCCGCTGCCGATCGGTGGGCTGATCACCGCCGTGGTCGCGTTCGTGCTGCTGGCCGCACAGTCCCGCGGGCACCGGCCCTTCGAGCGGGTCATCACCGGACTGCTGCTCGTCGTCGGGCTCGGTTTCGGCTACACGCTGATCGGGGCGGGCGTGGACATGGGCGGCGTGGCCGGCGGGATGGTGCCCTCGTTCGCCGGCGCCGACAGCATCGTGCTGGCCGCCGGCATCCTGGGCGCCACCGTCATGCCGCACGTCATCTACGTGCACTCCGCACTCACCCCCGGCCGCTACGGCGACGCCGTCACCGCCGGGCGCACCCAGCAGGGCCGCGGCCGGCTGCTCCGCGCCCAGCGCCTGGACGTGCTGCTGGCCATGGGGCTCGCCGGGCTGGTCAACGCCGCCATGCTGATCATCGCCGCCCAGCTGTTCACCGGGGACAGCGGCGCCGACACCCTCGAGGGCGTGCACGCCGGCCTGGGCGACCAGCTGGGCACCGGCGCCGCGCTCGCCTTCGCCCTCGCCCTGCTGGCGTCGGGCTTCGCGTCCTCGTCGGTCGGTACGCACGCCGGGCAGGTGGTCATGGCCGGCTTCCTGCGCAGGCACATCCCGGTCCTGGCCCGCCGGCTGATCACGCTGACCCCCGCGCTCGCCGTGCTCGTGCTCGGCGGCGACCCGACCACCGCACTGGTGTGGTCCCAGGTGGTGCTCTCCTTCGGCATCCCGTTCGCCCTGGTGCCGCTGCTGTGGCTCACCAGCCGGCGCGACCTCATGGCGGGCTGGGTGAACCGCCGGGTCACCACGCTCGTGGGTTGCGTGGTGGCCGCCCTGATCATCGGGCTCAACGGCCACCTGCTCCTGGGCCTCGTGCTGGGCTGA
- a CDS encoding Mut7-C RNAse domain-containing protein produces MGGRPWVDVVVPPALRFLLPARDRAGGVRRLGFDPDATLGHLVRAAGVPPPEVGGLRLDGEPAPPAARARPGGTVTVEEIRRPQGAPAGGYLLDVGLGALARRLRLLGLDAAWSNRAGDADLVVRADAEDRVLLTQDRGLLMRSALVHGALVRGAAPDAQLADVLDRFAPALAPLTRCTACNGVLRPVAKVQVAALLEPGTRRSYDEFSRCAACGRVYWRGAHARRIDELIGTARGRSG; encoded by the coding sequence GTGGGCGGCAGACCGTGGGTCGATGTCGTCGTCCCCCCGGCGCTGCGGTTCCTGCTGCCGGCGCGGGACCGGGCCGGCGGCGTCCGGCGGCTGGGGTTCGACCCCGACGCGACCCTCGGCCACCTGGTGCGGGCGGCCGGCGTCCCCCCTCCGGAAGTGGGCGGGCTGCGGCTGGACGGCGAGCCGGCGCCGCCGGCGGCCCGGGCCCGGCCGGGCGGCACCGTGACGGTCGAGGAGATCCGGCGGCCGCAGGGAGCACCGGCCGGCGGCTACCTGCTCGATGTCGGGCTCGGCGCGCTGGCCCGGCGGCTCCGGCTGCTCGGGCTGGACGCCGCGTGGTCGAACCGGGCCGGGGACGCCGACCTGGTGGTGCGCGCGGATGCGGAGGACCGGGTGCTGCTCACCCAGGACCGCGGCCTGCTCATGCGCAGCGCCCTGGTGCACGGGGCGCTGGTGCGCGGTGCCGCGCCCGACGCCCAGCTGGCCGACGTCCTCGACCGGTTCGCGCCCGCCCTGGCCCCGCTGACCCGGTGCACCGCCTGCAACGGCGTGCTGCGGCCCGTGGCCAAGGTGCAGGTCGCCGCACTGCTGGAGCCGGGCACCCGGCGCAGCTACGACGAGTTCTCCCGGTGCGCCGCCTGCGGGCGGGTGTACTGGCGGGGCGCCCACGCCCGGCGCATCGACGAACTGATCGGCACGGCCCGGGGAAGGTCAGGCTGA
- a CDS encoding SDR family NAD(P)-dependent oxidoreductase, with the protein MSQPAARPLALVTGASSGIGLELAKQFAEHGFDLIVVAEDTELEAATQQLRQRGAAVFPVRADLTRREEVEKVVAAVRGAGRPLDAAALNAGVGVGGRFVESDLDAEIGMVELNCISTLHLAKGVLQDMVARGEGRVLFTSSVASQAPEPFQAVYSATKAFVQFLALGVREELADTGVTVTALLPGPTDTEFFDRADLTDTKLGASDSKDDPALVARQGFEGLMKGEASVFAGSVSSKLMGKLSAVLPDAIAGKSHKPMTRPGSAEG; encoded by the coding sequence GTGTCCCAGCCGGCTGCCCGTCCCCTCGCCCTCGTCACCGGTGCCTCCAGCGGCATCGGGCTGGAGCTCGCCAAGCAGTTCGCCGAGCACGGGTTCGACCTGATCGTCGTCGCGGAGGACACCGAGCTGGAGGCAGCCACCCAGCAGCTGCGCCAGCGGGGGGCCGCCGTCTTCCCGGTGCGCGCGGACCTCACCCGCCGGGAGGAGGTGGAGAAGGTGGTCGCGGCCGTGCGCGGTGCCGGGCGGCCGCTGGACGCCGCGGCCCTCAATGCCGGCGTGGGGGTCGGCGGCCGGTTCGTCGAGTCCGACCTCGACGCCGAGATCGGCATGGTGGAGCTGAACTGCATCTCCACGCTGCACCTCGCCAAGGGCGTCCTGCAGGACATGGTCGCCCGTGGGGAGGGCCGGGTGCTGTTCACCTCCTCGGTCGCCTCTCAGGCGCCCGAGCCGTTCCAGGCGGTCTACTCCGCGACCAAGGCCTTCGTGCAGTTCCTCGCCCTCGGGGTCCGTGAGGAGCTCGCCGACACCGGGGTCACCGTGACCGCGCTGCTGCCCGGCCCGACCGACACGGAGTTCTTCGACCGGGCCGACCTCACCGACACCAAGCTCGGGGCCAGCGACAGCAAGGACGACCCCGCGCTGGTGGCCCGGCAGGGCTTCGAGGGGCTGATGAAGGGCGAGGCCTCGGTCTTCGCCGGCTCGGTGAGCAGCAAGCTCATGGGCAAGCTCTCGGCCGTGCTGCCCGACGCGATCGCCGGGAAGAGCCACAAGCCGATGACGAGGCCGGGCTCCGCGGAGGGCTGA
- a CDS encoding alpha/beta fold hydrolase gives MTEPYLERRPAGRPPRAVALFCHGGTVASVEPPKERALSLVRMRAIEQFVSAAAADRGLTTGLLRYRVAGWNGAAADAYADVRWALDRVRAEHGDLPVVLVGHSMGGRAVLRAGGQDGVAAVCALAPWTPPGEPVDHLRGRTVAILHGRGDRWVPAQLSADYAVRAQQTGARVARFTVAGGHSMLRRAYLWHTFVRDVVLAGAGLAPMRPDVAEALDRPAPEGLAVPL, from the coding sequence GTGACCGAGCCGTACCTCGAGCGGCGGCCGGCCGGCCGGCCGCCGCGGGCGGTCGCGCTGTTCTGCCACGGCGGGACCGTGGCCAGCGTGGAACCGCCCAAGGAGCGCGCGCTGTCGCTGGTGCGGATGCGGGCCATCGAGCAGTTCGTGTCCGCGGCCGCCGCGGACCGGGGGCTCACGACCGGCCTGCTGCGCTACCGGGTGGCCGGGTGGAACGGCGCGGCCGCGGACGCCTACGCCGACGTGCGCTGGGCCCTGGATCGGGTCCGTGCCGAGCACGGCGACCTGCCGGTGGTGCTGGTCGGCCACTCCATGGGTGGCCGTGCCGTCCTGCGCGCGGGCGGGCAGGACGGCGTGGCCGCGGTGTGCGCGCTGGCGCCCTGGACGCCGCCGGGCGAGCCGGTGGACCACCTGCGTGGCCGCACCGTCGCGATCCTGCACGGCCGCGGCGACCGGTGGGTGCCCGCCCAGCTGTCGGCGGACTACGCCGTCCGGGCGCAGCAGACCGGTGCGCGGGTGGCCCGCTTCACCGTCGCGGGCGGGCACAGCATGCTGCGCCGGGCGTACCTGTGGCACACCTTCGTGCGGGACGTCGTCCTCGCCGGTGCCGGTCTGGCACCGATGCGGCCGGACGTCGCCGAGGCCCTGGACCGCCCGGCGCCGGAGGGCCTCGCCGTTCCGCTCTGA